In Callospermophilus lateralis isolate mCalLat2 chromosome 18, mCalLat2.hap1, whole genome shotgun sequence, one DNA window encodes the following:
- the LOC143384522 gene encoding cytochrome P450 2B1-like, which produces MELSVFLLLALLTGLFLLLVRGRPKARGRLPPGPRPLPFLGNLLELQRGGLLNSFLRLREKYGDVFTVYLGPKPVVMLCGTEAIREALVDQAEDFSGRGTLAIIEPIFQGYGVTFANGERWKTLRRFSLATMRDFGMGKRSIEERIQEEAQCLVEELRKSKGALLDPTFLFQSITANIICSIVFGERFDYKDREFLRLLDMFYQSFTLISSFSSQVFEFFSDVLKHFPGTHRQVYEYLQEVLTFIGHSVEKHRATLDPSAPRDFIDTYLLRMDKEKSNLQSEFHHKNLTLTLLSLFFAGTETTSTTLRYGFLLMLKYPHVAERVQKEIEQVIGSRRPPALDDRTKMPYTEAVIHEIQRFADLIPVGVPHIVTKDTYFRGFIIPKNTEVYPILSSALHDPHYFEEPDTFNPDHFLDANGALKKNEAFIPFSAGKRICLGEGIARNELFLFFTTILQNFSVASPVAPQDIDLTPRESGVGRVPPTYQIRFLPH; this is translated from the exons ATGGAGCTCAGTGTCTTCCTGCTCCTTGCTCTGCTCACAGGCCTCTTTCTTCTGCTGGTCAGGGGTCGCCCAAAGGCCCGCGGCCGCCTCCCACCAGGCCCCCGTCCTCTGCCCTTCTTGGGGAACCTTTTGGAGCTACAGAGAGGAGGCTTGCTCAATTCCTTCCTGAGG CTTCGAGAGAAATATGGGGATGTGTTCACGGTGTACCTAGGACCAAAGCCCGTGGTCATGCTGTGTGGGACAGAGGCCATACGGgaggccctggtggaccaagctgAGGATTTCTCTGGTCGGGGAACACTGGCCATCATTGAGCCAATCTTCCAGGGATACG GTGTGACCTTTGCCAATGGAGAACGTTGGAAAACCCTTCGGAGATTCTCTCTGGCCACCATGAGGGACTTCGGGATGGGAAAGCGGAGCATTGAGGAACGGATTCAAGAGGAGGCCCAGTGTCTGGTGGAGGAGCTGAGGAAATCCAAGG GGGCCCTCCTGGACCCCACCTTCCTCTTCCAGTCCATCACGGCCAACATCATCTGCTCCATCGTCTTTGGAGAACGCTTCGACTATAAAGACCGAGAGTTCCTGCGGCTGCTGGACATGTTCTATCAGTCATTCACGCTGATCAGCTCCTTCTCCAGCCAG GTGTTTGAGTTCTTCTCCGACGTCCTGAAGCACTTTCCCGGCACCCACAGGCAAGTCTACGAGTACCTGCAGGAGGTGCTCACCTTCATCGGCCACAGTGTGGAGAAGCACCGAGCAACCCTGGACCCCAGCGCCCCCAGAGACTTCATCGACACCTACCTGCTCCGCATGGACAAA GAGAAGTCCAACCTGCAGAGCGAGTTCCACCACAAGAACCTCACCCTTACCTTGCTGTCCCTCTTCTTCGCGGGCACCGAGACCACCAGCACCACTCTGCGCTACGGCTTCCTGCTCATGCTCAAGTACCCTCACGTGGCAG AAAGGGTCCAAAAGGAGATTGAGCAGGTGATTGGCTCACGCCGCCCACCAGCCCTTGATGACCGCACTAAGATGCCTTACACAGAGGCTGTCATCCATGAGATTCAGAGATTCGCAGACCTCATTCCCGTTGGTGTGCCTCACATAGTCACCAAGGACACATATTTTCGAGGGTTCATCATCCCCAAG AACACTGAAGTGTACCCCATCCTGAGCTCTGCTCTCCACGACCCGCATTACTTTGAAGAACCAGACACCTTCAACCCTGACCACTTTCTGGATGCCAACGGGGCACTGAAGAAGAACGAAGCTTTTATCCCCTTCTCGGCAG GGAAGCGCATCTGTCTTGGTGAAGGCATCGCTCGCAACGAACTGTTCCTCTTCTTCACCACCATCCTCCAGAACTTCTCTGTGGCCAGCCCGGTGGCTCCCCAGGACATCGACCTCACTCCCCGGGAGAGTGGTGTGGGCAGAGTGCCCCCAACATACCAGATCCGCTTCCTGCCCCACTGA